The genomic segment gaggtatatgtggatgacaagctggtaaagtctaaaaaggcagaaggacatgtgagggatttacgagagtgctttgatgtgttaaacaagtaccagatgaagttaaatcccctcaagcgttcctttggagtcggatcagggaagtttttggggtttatcataaattcaagaggaatcgaggccaaccccgacaagataaaagccctgatcgacatgaagtcgccagaaaggatcaaagaagtacaaagtttaaccgggaggatcgcagccctaagtagattcatttcgaaatcaacagacaagtgtgttccttttttaaatctacttagaggaaacaagaagtttgaatggacaggagactgcgagcaagcattccaagccttgaaggctcatatggcacagcctcccatcttatcaaagccgatcgaaggagaaactttgtttatttatctggcgattactgaagttgctgccagcgcgaTGCTAGTGCGAGAGGATGAAGTTGCtgccaaaaaattagcattgatgatgtggcaagtgatccctggacacgtggctgacacctggagacgttctgttagagtatcgaccagaagacacattagaagcagtgcggcccagtcttacctgcgaccagtctggtcgatagttctgcATGCAAAGCaatatttatgggaagatctttataaatcccgaatttatctcgcacaatctcctggatatccgattattcaggagagaatatctgtaacaatattttgtaatcccccttgagcctataaatagcaaaagatagctcaaggaagggacttttggcttttgaattatttgagactatagtaattctcctagtgatattgtattgttcttcagaggttagtgaaactcattgaacccttattctttgatcacccctttgatttctatatcaataatagtctaagtggacgtaggttattaccaaagcttggggccgaaccactataaaaatatcgtgttgttattaatttttgtcattacgttcttctcatcatattcattcatatccagcatattctgactccgtgtcagttggccaaatcttgggtcaacagaaCCGATGCTTAGTGAAAGAAAGTTTACACCAAACTGCTTGATGATATCCCACCAGCTGTTGACTTAAGGAACTGTTATAGAGCTTGGAAGCCTTAAACCTCCCTGTTGTACTAGAAGCATTCACCTCAGCTAAGCTAAATTTTCCCCTCATATGACACAGCTTCCTCCAATACTAGTTGCAATCTGGCTTCAATTTGTAGTTCCAAAAATTAGAGCCTTTCAAGTATATTGAGTTAACCCATTTGACCCAAAGTAAATCATGCTTCTCAGAAATGGCCCAAATGTATTTAGCTAAAATAGCTCGATTCTAACTAGAACCATCTCTGAACCCGAGACCACCACAAGCCTTAGGGAGGCACACCTTCTGCCAAGAAGTAATATGGATCTTGCTTCTATTTCCAGTTATTCCCCAGAGGAACCCACGGCATAGTTTTTCCACTTCATTAACTACACTTTGAGGAAGCACAAAGATACTCATCCAGTAATTATGAAGCCCAAATAAAACTAAATGAATAAGTTGCATTCGGCCAGCAAAATATAGGTGCCTACTAGCCCAAGAATGAAGCCGCAATCtgatattttgaataataaagtcACAATCTTCATGTTTCCACTTAGTTGGTCGCATAGGAACCCCTGGATACTTAAGCGGAAAAGTCCCTTCAAAAAGCTGAATCTCATGAGCTATAATCCTTCTATCTGCTGCATTAACTCCTCCAAAAAATATTTGAGATTTACTAGCATTAACAGAAAGCACTGTAGCAGCACTAAAATCCTCAAGAGCCTCTTTGAAAACTCTAACAGCAGAAAGAGTTCCCTTACAGAATAAAATCAAATCATCAGCAAAGCAAAGATTAAGAAGTTTAAGGCTTTTACACATGGGGTGAAATCTGAAAGTGGAATCATGAGGTGCTAGTTGAAGACTCCAAGTGAGATATTCCATGATTAGCACAAACAAAAGCGGAGACATAGGATCACCTTGACGCAACCCTTTCTCACCCTTAAAACTACCTTGAACCCTACCATTCATAAGCAAAGAGTAAGTTGTGTTTTTTAAGCAAGCCATAATCCATCCTATAAACTTCATAGGAAAGAAAAAAGCCTTTAAAATAATTTCAAGAAACTGCCAATCACAGTATCATAAGCTTTGCTTAAGTCTATCTTAATAGCACATCTAGGAGAGGTAGATGTCCTCCCATAATTCTTGATGAGATCTTGGAAAATCAAAATGTTATGAGAAATGGATCTACTCTGAATAAAAGCTCCTTGGTTCGGCTGAATGAGATCAGGAAGAATCAAGGCCATACGAGCACATAATAGTTTAGAGATGCACTTGTATAAGGTAGAACAACAAGCTATAGGTCTGTAGTCTACATCCCAAGAAGGATTAGCAACTTTAGGGACCAACGACAGTGTTGTATCATGGAGCTCAGAAGGAAATATCCCTGTCTCAAAACAATGGCCAACTGCTGTGCAAACTTCACCCCCAATATCCTGCCATAACACCTTGAAAAACCCTGATCCAATGCCATCAGGACCTGGAGATTTGGTGATGGGAATACTGAAAAAGAGCATCTCGAATTTCCTTATGAGAGAATGGTTTCAAAAGAGAAAGCTGCTGGTCAACAGAAAGCTTGGTACCCATCTCAATATAGTGAAGATTGATCTTACCAATAGCTGAGATAGGACTTCCCAAATAACTTCTAAAGTGATCCAGAAAGTGAGAAACTACATCAGGAAAATTATCTATCAAGCTACCTTGTTCAGTGATGTAGGTTGCAATTCTATTCTCTGCTTTGCGCTTTCTCAAGCAACCATGAAAATAAGAAGTGTTCATATCTCCCTTCCTTAACCCAGTAATTTTGCTTCTTTGAGCCAAAAAACTATGGTACATGTGCTCCTGAATAGTAAAAGCTTCAGCAGCAGCCTTCACTATCTCTTGTTACCCATAGTCTCGAGGATGGGATTGAGCTTGAAGTTTACCATCCTGATAAACATCCTTAGCCTTTTGATAATTCAAACCAATATCTCCATTATTGTCCCTGTTAAACCTCTTCAATCTGTGCTTCAGCCTCTTAGTCTTCAAGATAAACACAACCCTGAAACCAGTCCCTTTGATTGGTTTCCTCCAACTATTCAGAACCACCTCTTTGAAATCTTGATGATCAGTCCAAAAATTAAAGAACTGAAACAATTTGATACCCACATTCTCCATGGTCGTGGTAGAAATAACACATGAACAATGGTCAGAAACAACTTCCCCCCGAAACACAACTGTAGAGCTAGGGAAAACATCAAGCCATTCCTCATTAGTAAACACATGGTCTATCTTAGAGTACATTCGAGCTGGACCATCTTGATTGTTCATCCAAGTAAAATAAGATCTAGTACTCTTAAGTGACTCCACTTGATTCCCAGCAAGCCACTGAGAAGAATCAGCCAACTCCATTTTGGAGACAGGTTTTCCACCAGTCCTATCCTTACCAGTAAAAATAGCATGAAAATCCCCTAATATAATCCAAGATTTAACAGGGAGCATGAGCCTAGGTAACCCTTGCCATAAACTCTTCCTTCCCTCCATTGTATTGAGCCCATAGACAAAAGTAGTGCAGAAAGCTTGCCACTGACCAACCATTTTAACAACACAATGAACATACTGATTAGTCTCCTCTATAATAGTAACCCTCACAAAAGTCTTCCATCAAATGACCAAAACTCTGCCTTCAGTAACAGAGCTAGAATAGAAATCCCAGTTAGGAAGTTTAAGTCCCATGAATTCCATGACTTTATTCCCCTTCATTTTAGTTTCTAAAAAAGCACCAACCCCTATTTTATTCCTACTACATATATCTATAACTACTGTATGCTTATTAGGAGCATTCAATCCTCTCAAATTCCAGCTCAATATGCTGTAATTATCCATAAGAAGTGTTAGAAATAGATATACCCCCTTTCTCACCGTCCACCTGCTCCTGAAGCACCACAAATGCATTTTTCTGATTCTATCCTTGCCCAGTTGGAATTTTAGAAGATAAGGAACTAACAACTTCAGTCGGTCCTTGTTTAGAAAGAGTAGCTACTTTCTTTGGAGTTTGCCAACTAGCTTCACTGTTATTTGGTCCCTTAGCGTTAGTAGAAATGTTAGCCAACTCCTTCTGCATATCAGGTACAGCAACCCGAAGTTGGTTGCCCTTATCCCTCCCCTCCTCTAACTCATCTTTAGGCTGAGCACCCTTCTTGACTCAATGAGTTTTCATTTCCTTACGAAAATCCACCATGGAATGACCATATCTAGAGCAAACTTTGCATTTAATAGGCAGCCATTCATAATCCACCCCTTGCTCCACAATCTGTCCGTACTCATTAAGGAATTGTATACTCCTAGGAGGATTATTCGTTATATCCATATCCATAAGAACTCTAGAAAATTGAACTCTGGAACGCTCTTGAGTAAATTTGTCATCCATGATCGGTTTACCTAGTGTACTCACAAGCGCACTAAGGCATTTACTTCCCCAATACTAAAGCCCTAAGTCATGTAATCGAATCCACAGCAGAACTGAACGGATTAGTCGAACTGCACTGAGATCAGCAGTTCATGGTCGGATGATAATAGGTTTCCTATCAAACTGAAGGATACCATTTTTACGTACATGATCTCGAGTAGCATCATCATTAAATTTTACCATAGTCAGCCCCATTGTCATTCTAGCAATCTGAGCAATCCCGAGATGGCCCCAAACTCTTTTGATGAATCCTTCAAACACAGCCATTGGGGGATTAGCCATAAGAACCATACAAATTACTGCCGAGCTCCAATTAGCATATTGATATTTGACCTCTTCAATATCAACCCTAGCAATTTTCCTACCATCTTTGATCAAAGGTTCAGCAAACTCAAGTTTTTTGTCATAAAAGAGAGTTTACTTGTCGTAAACCGCTGCCATTGATTGTGAGCTGAAGCCTGATAGTCCCCTTCCTCCACCTTGTCCGCCTAGCTAGAAGGGTTCGACATCGGAATGGCCATCCCAAAGCCCCGAAGATCAGCTTCCTGGTTTCCCCTAAGTTCTGGCACTCATTCATGTTCAGCATCTAGATTCAAACCCTTAGATCGAGCTTCATCTTCAACGATCGTAGCATCAGCCGCAGAACCTTCAACGATCGCAACATCAGCAACAGTGCCTTCCTGGTCCTTCTCATCCTGAATCAACAGAGAGTCTTAATCAACCACACGAGTCACGAGCTTCCGagtcaatttcttcttcttcgccatggaagagagcCAACCGAGTCACactattaataaaataaaatatatttttcccacacttaaaatttatatttttctcacatgggtttgtaattttattaatttaaataaaactgttattttctaaggaaacatgataattataagtattttaattaatttcaagtctttattatttctaagtaatttaaaaataataaatggatttattatatctttaaatggctaaataaattatttttatgaaataaaaataatgttttaaagaggtttaatcaacttagtgattttaaaggaaataaataatggtaagaaagtATGTTGCTAAATCATTATTTTTGAAGACGGtagaaataagcgcgtaggaaTTATTGTTTtcaacgtcactttttaacaacgttctcacgtatgcatgtcgcatgcaaatgcacttttacgttaaaaaatgagtctattattcaaccatatgatttttatttaaaaaccatgcatgtaacataggtataatttgcattattgttttggtgattttatgtgtaattatgcctatttggatattatgagtagttttcaccatgtgtgcatggccatGAACACATAgagtatatgagttgggcacaagaaagtattatgtgatgctaaaaaagtgctatttgattatggttataggctcaTTGTAAAGTTTGTCAGTTTttactttgcttggacctgaggtaaggaagttagacaggattttgtttatttatgctgTGAACTGTAAGATTTTTTGTATGAATAGAATGTTATGTACGATGATACGTTTTGCGACATGAAGTGTGAAATGATATTTTGTGATGATGTGATGATGATGAGAAGTCATGAAATTTtgtttgtgttgatatgactggattgtatgtgatttgaatgttgtatgatatgtaatggttgtttgtaataacccaactatttctaagaccttggaccattaaaattactagacatagccactattttttagaaaacatacataaggaatattcataactttattaaaaatccaaagtaattattgaaatacataaatgagagatatgagatcccattgttttaaaataaaacacaacttTAAATTTAATGAAGTtctttacaaagctaaatgcggaaaatacataaagacataattttaagagactaaaataacgttgtcctcgaatcgtcacgcagtccattaaATCCCTTCATCCATAATACACAAGTcgagctaccaagaatccttgcgccgccatatctattttcctgcatcacataaaaaaataaaggagtgagcctaatgcccaacaaggaaaatctactaacacatatacgcataaaactatatcataaacatatactataaaacatatgactatacaAACATCttttacaatggccatcatacttcttggggcatGCTAGCTAGGCAaccatatgcccataaatttacgaggTTTGTTAtgtaaacaagtcatataaatttatggggcttgttagctaggcaaccatatgcccataaatttacgaggTTTGTTATCTAAatatgtcatataaatttatggggctcattatctaaacaaatcatatgcccaaggaatatattattggggcttgttatctaaacatgttatatgcttgttatctaaacaaattatatgctcaaggtctaaaaacatatcatacatacatcacaacataaacatatcaaaacataaaacacataagatatatcctattttccttaccaacatcgAGATTtttgagaacaaggtcgggatttggaacactcctaaaaccaacaataagaatggtg from the Humulus lupulus chromosome X, drHumLupu1.1, whole genome shotgun sequence genome contains:
- the LOC133806904 gene encoding uncharacterized protein LOC133806904, with protein sequence MDDKFTQERSRVQFSRVLMDMDITNNPPRSIQFLNEYGQIVEQGVDYEWLPIKCKVCSRYGHSMKELANISTNAKGPNNSEASWQTPKKVATLSKQGPTEVVSSLSSKIPTGILSWNLRGLNAPNKHTVVIDICSRNKIGVGAFLETKMKGNKVMEFMGLKLPNWDFYSSSVTEGRVLWQAFCTTFVYGLNTMEGRKSLWQGLPRLMLPVKSWIILGDFHAIFTGKDRTGGKPVSKMELADSSQWLAGNQVESLKSTRSYFTWMNNQDGPARMYSKIDHVFTNEEWLDVFPSSTVVFRGEVVSDHCSCVISTTTMENVGIKLFQFFNFWTDHQDFKEVVLNSWRKPIKGTGFRVVFILKTKRLKHRLKRFNRDNNGDIGLNYQKAKDVYQDGKLQAQSHPRDYG